GGGATGGACGGGTATACTGTTTTTGAGTCAATGGTGGATTATTTTGAGAAGGTGTTGAAGAAAGGCTGAAGACTTATAGGCTGAAGTAAGAAGCAAGAAGTAAGAAGCAAGAAGTAAGACAAGACAAGACAAGTTTCCCTCTCCCTTAGGTAACCTAAGATTTCCCCCTCCCTTGACGGGAGGGGGGCAGGGGGAGGGTGAGCAACGAAAATTCCCTCTCCCTCAGGGAGAGGGTTAGGGTGAGGGTGGGCTAAGATTATTCCCTCCCCTTCAAGGGGAGGGCCAGGGTGGGGATGGGGTTATTTTCCGCATGAAGGATTTAATCGAAAAACACGGGCTTACTGAGGAAGAGTTCCAGAGGATTGTGAAAATCCTCGGGAGGGAACCTAATCTTCTGGAGCTTGGTATATTCTCTGTCATGTGGAGTGAACATTGCAGTTATAAGAGTTCACGTGTCCATCTGAAAAAGTTTCCTACAACAGGTGCAAGGGTTCTGCAGGGTCCCGGAGAAAATGCCGGGGCCATTGATATAGGAGACGGTCTTGCAGCAGTCTTCAAGATGGAGAGCCATAATCACCCATCATTCATTGAGCCGTATCAGGGGGCTGCTACAGGTGTCGGTGGTATCCTGAGGGATATTTTTACAATGGGTGCCCGTCCTGTTGCCTTACTTGATTCACTCCGTTTCGGTGAGCTTTCACTTCCCAATAACAAACACCTCTTCTCAGGCGTTGTAAGCGGTATCTCAGGATACGGCAATTGTATGGGCATACCTACGATAGGCGGGGAGATTTATTTTGACGAGATTTATAACAAGAATAATCTGGTGAATGTATTTGCACTCGGGATAGTCAAGAAGGACAGAATATTTAAAGGGGTGGCCAAGGGAGTCGGCAATCCTATCATATACGTTGGTTCTAAAACCGGCAGGGATGGAATCCACGGTGCAACAATGGCGTCTGATTCATTTGATGAGACAACAGAGGCAAAGCGTCCTACTGTGCAGGTCGGCGACCCGTTTACAGAAAAACTATTGCTTGAGGCATGTCTTGAGGTGATGAATTCGGATCTTATAGTCGGTATTCAGGATATGGGGGCCGCAGGTCTTACAAGCTCATCATGCGAAATGGCGGGCAGGGCCGGCACAGGCATTGACCTTTATATGGACAGGGTGCCGATGAGAGAGTCCGGCATGACACCTTATGAGATAATGCTTTCTGAGTCTCAGGAGAGGATGCTTATTGTTACTGAGAAAGGTAAAGAAGCAGAGGTTATCAATATATTTACAAAATGGGATCTGGATGCAGTAACGATAGGTGAAGTTACGGATACGAAAAAAGTTCGTATCTTTGAAAGGGGTAACTTAGTTGCTGATATACCGGCTGATGCACTTACTGAAGAGGCGCCGGTATACAACAGGCCTGTCTCACCACCCCCCTATCTTGAGATAGTCCGTGACCTTGATGTTGAGAATATTCCTGTTCCTTCGGATTTAGATGCTGTACTTCTGAAGCTGCTCTCTTCTCCAACGATCTCATCAAAAGAGTGGGTCTACAGACAGTATGACCATACAGTCAGGACGGATACAATTGTACTCCCCGGGTCTGATGCAGCAGTTATAAGGGTTAAGGGGGCAAACAAGGCTATTGCAATGACTACTGATTGCAACAGCCGCTACTGTTTTGCAGACCCTTTTACAGGTGCGGCAATAGCGGTTGCAGAGGCCGCAAGGAATATTGTAT
The Nitrospirota bacterium DNA segment above includes these coding regions:
- the purL gene encoding phosphoribosylformylglycinamidine synthase subunit PurL — translated: MKDLIEKHGLTEEEFQRIVKILGREPNLLELGIFSVMWSEHCSYKSSRVHLKKFPTTGARVLQGPGENAGAIDIGDGLAAVFKMESHNHPSFIEPYQGAATGVGGILRDIFTMGARPVALLDSLRFGELSLPNNKHLFSGVVSGISGYGNCMGIPTIGGEIYFDEIYNKNNLVNVFALGIVKKDRIFKGVAKGVGNPIIYVGSKTGRDGIHGATMASDSFDETTEAKRPTVQVGDPFTEKLLLEACLEVMNSDLIVGIQDMGAAGLTSSSCEMAGRAGTGIDLYMDRVPMRESGMTPYEIMLSESQERMLIVTEKGKEAEVINIFTKWDLDAVTIGEVTDTKKVRIFERGNLVADIPADALTEEAPVYNRPVSPPPYLEIVRDLDVENIPVPSDLDAVLLKLLSSPTISSKEWVYRQYDHTVRTDTIVLPGSDAAVIRVKGANKAIAMTTDCNSRYCFADPFTGAAIAVAEAARNIVCGGGEPAAITDCLNFGNPEKPEIMWQFQQAVEGISAVCRSFNIPVISGNVSLYNETNDISIYPTPVIGMAGIIEDASKRMTQYFKKEGDIIILLGENREEIGMSEYLKEIHYKIRGVPPQLDLELEKKVQDMCLAGIREGLIKSAHDTSEGGLAIALAESCITAEGKNKGAEVELDDDIRPDALLFGETQSRIIITVEKESADRLKDMAAEKNVPVKIIGKVGGAMLIIKHNSKVLITTTVQEMSDAWRKAIPSHLGE